One genomic region from Pseudoduganella dura encodes:
- a CDS encoding Lrp/AsnC ligand binding domain-containing protein, producing MLDKISKKILMELQSDGRISNVELAARVNLSPAACLERVRKLHDSGYILGYTAQLNPQLLDVSLLVFIEVVLDRTTPEVFDAFKHSVQLIPEVLECHMVAGGFDYLVKARVKDMAAYREFLGKTLLQKGVRETHTYAVMEEVKNTSKLPIK from the coding sequence ATGTTAGACAAGATCAGCAAAAAGATCCTGATGGAACTGCAAAGCGATGGCCGCATCAGCAATGTGGAGCTGGCCGCCCGGGTGAACCTGTCGCCCGCCGCATGCCTGGAACGGGTGCGCAAGCTGCACGATTCGGGCTATATCCTGGGCTATACCGCCCAGCTGAACCCGCAGTTGCTGGACGTTTCGCTGCTGGTCTTCATCGAAGTGGTGCTGGACCGCACGACGCCGGAAGTCTTCGATGCGTTCAAGCATAGCGTACAACTGATCCCCGAGGTGCTCGAATGCCACATGGTGGCCGGCGGCTTCGATTACCTGGTCAAGGCGCGCGTGAAGGACATGGCGGCCTACCGGGAATTCCTCGGCAAGACACTGTTGCAAAAAGGCGTGCGCGAAACCCACACTTATGCGGTAATGGAAGAAGTGAAGAATACCAGCAAGTTGCCCATCAAATAA
- a CDS encoding methyl-accepting chemotaxis protein: MQRTALQYAGWTVGAMAAGSVPAWLVFGDAALWPALLAVAIAVPLARFGGRPGRDDGPRRFAATVGNEIDAIMIGAAETSYFIDSIKTRIGEDVETSGSIATATRQNAATTGQIAVNAERAALVAHRVREETVAGRAEADTGLSRISGASSAARTAADTMADLRQKAGRIAGITDAISEISARTNLLALNAAIEAARAGEQGRGFAVVAGEVRQLAQRTRTATDEISQMVREINDQAGKASSGMTSLAEAVTGAAGNVRTVHALLTNIEHSSQESEQEIGQIAHASREQVATAQVIADAIARIRDSMLSTDRDLPRVAASAMALAERAEIIAGALAEAGVPTSHDAVRAAAQRAAADVGRIFEDAIASGRITREALFDRRYQPVPGTNPPKYTTQFDTFTDSALPPLQEGLLAAMPQLAYAGAVDDGGYFPTHNRKYSQSLTGDYDVDIVNNRTKRIFTDRTGRRCGSNTRPFLLQTYKRDTGEVMHDLSAPIHVNGKHWGGFRIGYKSAGH, translated from the coding sequence ATGCAGCGCACAGCATTGCAGTATGCGGGATGGACCGTGGGCGCCATGGCGGCGGGCAGTGTGCCGGCCTGGCTGGTATTCGGCGACGCGGCATTGTGGCCGGCCTTGCTGGCGGTGGCGATCGCGGTGCCACTGGCCCGTTTCGGCGGCCGCCCGGGCCGCGATGACGGCCCGCGCCGCTTCGCGGCCACCGTTGGCAATGAAATCGATGCGATCATGATCGGCGCCGCGGAAACCTCCTATTTCATTGATTCCATCAAGACCAGGATCGGCGAGGATGTCGAAACGTCCGGCAGCATTGCCACCGCCACCCGGCAGAATGCCGCCACCACCGGCCAGATCGCCGTCAACGCCGAGCGCGCGGCCCTGGTCGCCCACCGCGTGCGCGAAGAAACCGTGGCCGGTCGCGCCGAGGCCGATACCGGACTGTCGCGTATCTCCGGCGCCAGCAGCGCGGCGCGGACAGCCGCGGACACGATGGCCGACCTGCGCCAGAAGGCAGGCCGTATCGCCGGTATCACGGACGCGATTTCGGAAATTTCCGCCCGTACCAACCTGCTGGCGCTCAATGCCGCGATCGAAGCGGCGCGCGCCGGCGAACAGGGCCGCGGGTTTGCCGTCGTGGCCGGCGAAGTGCGCCAGCTGGCGCAGCGTACCAGGACCGCCACGGACGAGATCAGCCAGATGGTGCGCGAGATTAACGACCAGGCCGGCAAGGCCAGCAGCGGCATGACCTCGCTGGCCGAGGCCGTGACCGGGGCCGCCGGCAACGTGCGCACCGTGCACGCCCTGCTGACGAACATCGAACACTCTTCGCAGGAATCGGAACAGGAAATCGGCCAGATCGCGCACGCGTCGCGCGAACAGGTGGCCACGGCCCAGGTGATCGCCGATGCGATCGCCCGGATCCGCGACAGCATGCTGTCCACCGACCGCGACCTGCCCCGCGTGGCGGCTTCCGCGATGGCGCTGGCCGAGCGCGCCGAGATCATTGCCGGGGCGCTGGCCGAGGCGGGCGTGCCGACGTCGCATGACGCCGTCCGCGCGGCGGCCCAGCGTGCCGCCGCCGACGTCGGCCGCATCTTCGAGGACGCCATCGCCAGCGGCAGGATCACGCGCGAGGCGCTGTTCGACCGCCGCTACCAGCCGGTGCCCGGCACCAATCCGCCCAAGTACACCACGCAGTTCGACACGTTCACCGACAGCGCGCTGCCACCGCTGCAGGAAGGATTGCTGGCGGCGATGCCGCAGCTGGCCTATGCCGGCGCGGTCGACGACGGCGGCTATTTCCCGACGCATAACAGGAAATATTCGCAGTCGCTGACCGGCGATTACGATGTGGACATCGTCAACAACCGCACCAAGCGCATCTTCACCGACCGCACCGGCCGGCGCTGCGGCAGCAACACGCGGCCGTTCCTGCTGCAAACCTATAAACGCGATACCGGCGAAGTCATGCACGACCTGTCGGCGCCGATTCATGTGAACGGCAAGCACTGGGGCGGGTTCCGCATCGGCTACAAGTCGGCGGGCCACTGA
- a CDS encoding LysR family transcriptional regulator, which produces MSFLTLDLNLLRVFDAVMTEQNLTRAAGHLAMTQPAVSNAIKRLRESLGDELLIRTAYGVKPTPRAEALWPSVRSALASLESAVAPGSFDVSKAHATFRLAMADATAAFFLPSLMRSIEAEAPGINVRMVPLTTREPRPMLLRGDIDLAVGFFPGVAAQLSYETASPIRHERLYSGIYVCVMRRNHPLAKEELTLDSYCEANHLLVSFSGRAHGLVDEALAQLQRERRILLTVNQFFTAGRVVANSDLITVLPKHLIASTGMTDALVYKELPFTLPAVHLDMLWHERDARSPAHKWLRAQMEGMQSTAQRTAPNSSPKVDTH; this is translated from the coding sequence ATGAGTTTCCTGACGCTGGACCTGAACCTGCTGCGCGTATTCGACGCCGTAATGACCGAGCAGAACCTGACCCGCGCCGCGGGCCACCTGGCCATGACGCAGCCGGCGGTCTCGAACGCGATCAAGCGCCTGCGCGAGAGCCTGGGAGACGAGTTGCTGATCCGCACGGCCTACGGCGTGAAGCCGACGCCTCGCGCCGAAGCCCTGTGGCCCTCGGTGCGCAGCGCGCTGGCATCGCTCGAATCGGCCGTGGCGCCGGGTTCGTTCGATGTCTCGAAAGCCCATGCCACCTTCCGGCTGGCGATGGCGGATGCGACCGCCGCCTTCTTCCTGCCTTCGCTGATGCGCTCGATCGAGGCGGAAGCCCCCGGCATCAACGTACGCATGGTGCCGCTGACCACCCGCGAACCGCGGCCGATGCTGCTGCGTGGCGATATCGACCTGGCGGTCGGCTTCTTCCCCGGCGTGGCGGCCCAGCTGTCGTATGAAACGGCGTCGCCGATCCGCCACGAGCGGCTGTACTCCGGCATCTACGTGTGCGTGATGCGCCGCAATCACCCGCTGGCGAAGGAAGAGCTGACGCTGGACAGCTATTGCGAGGCCAACCACCTGCTGGTGAGCTTCTCCGGCCGCGCGCATGGCCTGGTGGACGAGGCATTGGCGCAATTGCAGCGCGAACGCCGCATCCTGCTGACGGTGAACCAGTTCTTCACCGCCGGCCGCGTGGTGGCGAACTCCGACCTGATCACCGTGCTGCCGAAGCACCTGATCGCCTCGACCGGCATGACGGACGCGCTGGTGTACAAGGAACTGCCGTTCACGCTGCCCGCCGTGCACCTGGACATGCTGTGGCACGAACGCGATGCCCGCAGCCCCGCCCACAAGTGGCTGCGCGCGCAGATGGAAGGCATGCAGTCGACGGCGCAACGCACCGCGCCGAACAGCTCGCCGAAGGTCGATACGCACTGA
- a CDS encoding DUF4214 domain-containing protein, producing MADDYTDNTSTRGIVSPGGKATGIFDTANDSDWFKIVLTANHFYTFELTSTSPNTYFRSLYFYDSQGNYINNSTSGGSIVNATLKAASSGTYYVAAREQDYSGSYKAAPYTLKASAGVADDIGDTRAVAKVLTLGQKTSAALEGSSDIDYFKISVQAGITYTITPNWNPDGTSNSSGSMRLEDPNGVGVNLYISSGPTSFTATLTGDYYIAASTSYNSGTNYNITVSKTVDDHAANKAGAGQLILDAAATSGTLEVQGDRDWYGVQLSAGTTYWFTLGAGTGSPAYYGSGGMLKLIAEDGTVVATSSGYTYIDSSTPMLLQYAPAAGGKYYLEISDNYYTSGKYQVRAVVGEKDDYGDTQATAAAVAVGSPVQGKLAIPQDSDVFKLSVTAGKAYLVALTGQALTGGDGLSLSGRAADYYGNSNLFEFARKGVAEYRVLTADTTGDYYFTVSNNGSRGTGGYTLSVSEPSVDDYAAGKTTSGELTVGGKVTGVLDYTGDTDAFKVTLQNGAKYAFQLHGAGSGEGSLALGYVQLRITSPDQAGAGYLTDNKDGTYTFISGIAGDYYIAVSPDTSYYNSTATDMTGSYTLHALALSGDTTGPALVSRSPAMNVAPLDNITMHFNEAIIRGSNSSNGLITLRDSTGVILETYYGSDSRVTINGNTLTIDPAIQLKPGTQYLLSVPTGAVLDLAGNKLANPELLSIETLRTVTAGGAGNDYLVGLGIGIKVSGGAGVDTVIYGYNRSNYDVGRTATGATVVEKYLSSTSADMLDGVERLLFSNVSVALDIDGTGGQAYRLYQAAFDRSPDSTGLGFWMKQMDNGMSLLDVSREFLKSDEFTRLYGSSLSDSAFVTKLYQNVLDRAPDQAGFDNWVNALGSGTERASVLRDFSESNENQTTLLKVIGNGFEYTPYG from the coding sequence ATGGCCGACGACTATACCGATAACACCTCCACGCGCGGCATCGTTTCCCCAGGGGGAAAAGCGACTGGCATATTCGACACCGCGAACGACAGCGACTGGTTCAAGATCGTATTGACCGCGAATCATTTCTATACCTTCGAACTGACTTCCACGTCACCGAACACGTATTTCCGGTCGCTGTATTTTTATGACAGCCAGGGCAACTACATCAACAATTCCACCAGCGGCGGCAGTATCGTCAACGCCACCCTGAAAGCGGCCAGCAGCGGAACTTACTATGTCGCAGCGCGCGAGCAGGATTACTCTGGCAGCTACAAGGCTGCGCCATACACGCTGAAAGCCAGCGCGGGCGTGGCTGATGACATCGGCGATACGCGGGCCGTGGCGAAAGTACTCACGCTCGGGCAAAAAACGTCCGCTGCATTGGAAGGCAGCAGCGACATCGATTATTTCAAGATTTCCGTTCAGGCAGGCATCACCTACACGATCACGCCGAACTGGAATCCGGACGGCACCAGCAATAGTTCCGGCAGCATGCGCTTGGAAGATCCGAACGGGGTGGGTGTCAACCTGTACATCTCCTCGGGTCCGACGTCCTTCACGGCCACGCTCACCGGCGATTACTATATCGCTGCCAGCACTTCGTACAATTCGGGCACCAACTACAACATTACCGTCAGCAAGACAGTCGACGACCATGCCGCCAACAAGGCCGGTGCCGGCCAGTTGATACTCGACGCAGCCGCCACGTCCGGCACACTCGAAGTGCAGGGCGACCGCGACTGGTATGGCGTGCAGCTGAGCGCCGGTACCACGTACTGGTTCACGCTGGGCGCCGGTACCGGCAGCCCGGCCTACTACGGCAGTGGGGGCATGCTGAAACTGATCGCCGAAGACGGCACCGTGGTGGCAACGTCGTCCGGCTACACCTACATCGATTCCTCCACGCCGATGCTGCTGCAATACGCACCCGCGGCGGGCGGCAAGTACTACCTGGAAATTTCGGACAATTACTACACCAGCGGCAAATACCAGGTACGCGCCGTGGTGGGCGAGAAGGATGATTACGGCGACACGCAAGCCACCGCCGCCGCCGTCGCCGTCGGCAGTCCGGTCCAGGGGAAGCTGGCGATTCCGCAGGATTCGGACGTGTTCAAGCTGTCCGTCACCGCTGGCAAAGCGTACCTGGTAGCGCTGACAGGGCAGGCCCTGACCGGTGGCGACGGGCTGTCGCTGAGCGGCCGGGCAGCCGATTACTACGGCAATTCCAACCTGTTCGAGTTTGCCAGGAAGGGCGTGGCGGAATACCGCGTGCTGACGGCCGATACAACCGGCGACTACTATTTCACGGTCAGCAACAACGGTTCGCGCGGTACCGGCGGTTATACGCTTTCGGTGAGCGAGCCTTCGGTCGATGATTATGCGGCGGGCAAGACCACCAGTGGTGAATTGACGGTAGGCGGCAAGGTAACCGGGGTGCTCGACTACACGGGCGACACCGATGCGTTCAAGGTCACGTTACAAAACGGCGCCAAATACGCCTTCCAGTTGCATGGTGCCGGCAGCGGCGAAGGTTCGCTGGCGCTTGGCTACGTACAGTTGCGGATTACTTCACCTGACCAGGCTGGAGCCGGGTATCTCACCGACAACAAGGACGGCACGTATACGTTCATATCCGGCATTGCAGGCGACTATTACATTGCGGTATCGCCGGATACGTCGTATTACAACAGTACCGCCACCGACATGACGGGCAGCTATACCCTGCATGCCCTGGCGCTCAGCGGCGACACGACCGGCCCGGCCCTGGTTTCCCGTTCGCCAGCCATGAACGTCGCACCGCTGGACAACATCACGATGCATTTCAACGAAGCTATCATTCGCGGCAGCAACTCCAGCAATGGACTGATCACCCTGCGCGACAGCACCGGCGTGATACTGGAAACTTATTATGGCAGTGACAGCCGGGTCACGATCAACGGCAACACGCTGACCATCGATCCGGCGATACAGCTCAAGCCGGGGACCCAGTACCTGTTGAGCGTGCCGACCGGTGCCGTGCTGGACCTGGCAGGTAACAAGCTCGCGAACCCCGAGCTGCTGTCGATCGAAACGCTGCGCACCGTGACCGCGGGTGGCGCCGGCAACGACTACCTGGTGGGACTGGGCATCGGCATCAAAGTGTCCGGCGGGGCCGGCGTCGACACCGTGATTTACGGGTACAACCGCAGCAACTACGATGTGGGCCGCACCGCGACCGGCGCGACCGTTGTCGAGAAATACTTGTCGTCAACGAGCGCCGACATGCTCGACGGTGTCGAACGGCTGTTGTTCTCCAATGTCAGTGTGGCGCTGGACATCGATGGCACGGGTGGCCAGGCTTACCGGCTGTACCAGGCGGCATTCGACCGCTCCCCGGACAGCACCGGCCTTGGCTTCTGGATGAAGCAGATGGACAACGGCATGTCGCTGCTGGACGTGTCCCGGGAGTTCCTGAAGAGCGACGAATTCACCAGGCTGTATGGCAGCTCGCTCAGCGACAGTGCCTTCGTCACCAAGCTGTACCAGAACGTGCTGGACCGGGCGCCCGACCAGGCCGGCTTCGACAACTGGGTCAACGCGCTGGGCAGCGGCACCGAACGTGCCAGCGTGCTGCGGGATTTCAGTGAAAGCAACGAAAACCAGACCACGCTGCTGAAAGTGATCGGCAACGGGTTCGAGTACACGCCGTACGGCTGA
- a CDS encoding chalcone isomerase family protein → MNPSRRLVIHGACALLLAAALPALPAFAATDVAGVKFDDTATVQGQALKLNGAGLRTKVIFKVYALGLYLPEKKTTAADIQAVQGARRIQIVSLRDLTSQDFGDAFMKGLNANTDAAERTRLLPQTKTFGEMFAAIPGLKKGDVLLVDWIPGTGTVCTLNGRKIGETVPDVAYYNAILRIWIGNDPADADLKPKLLGG, encoded by the coding sequence ATGAATCCTTCCCGCAGATTAGTGATCCACGGCGCCTGCGCGCTGCTGCTTGCCGCCGCCTTGCCCGCACTGCCGGCCTTCGCCGCCACCGACGTGGCCGGCGTGAAATTCGACGACACGGCCACCGTCCAGGGCCAGGCGCTGAAGCTGAACGGCGCCGGCCTGCGCACCAAGGTGATCTTCAAGGTCTATGCGCTGGGCCTGTACCTGCCGGAAAAGAAAACCACCGCCGCCGATATCCAGGCCGTGCAGGGCGCGCGCCGCATCCAGATCGTCAGCCTGCGCGACCTCACGTCGCAGGACTTCGGCGACGCGTTCATGAAGGGCCTGAACGCGAACACGGACGCCGCGGAACGCACGCGCCTGCTGCCGCAGACCAAGACGTTCGGCGAGATGTTCGCCGCCATTCCCGGCCTGAAGAAAGGCGACGTGCTGCTGGTGGACTGGATTCCCGGCACCGGCACCGTGTGCACGCTCAACGGCAGGAAGATCGGCGAGACCGTGCCGGACGTGGCGTACTACAACGCGATCCTGCGCATCTGGATCGGCAATGATCCGGCCGATGCGGACCTGAAACCGAAGCTGCTGGGCGGATGA
- a CDS encoding YfhL family 4Fe-4S dicluster ferredoxin translates to MALMITDDCINCDVCEPECPNEAIYMGLEIYEIDPDKCTECVGHFSEPQCQQVCPVACIPFNPEWRESEDQLRAKYERLEAAKAA, encoded by the coding sequence ATGGCTTTGATGATCACCGACGACTGTATCAATTGCGACGTTTGCGAGCCCGAGTGCCCGAACGAAGCGATCTACATGGGTCTGGAAATTTACGAAATCGACCCGGACAAGTGCACCGAATGCGTGGGCCACTTTTCCGAACCGCAGTGCCAGCAGGTGTGCCCGGTGGCGTGCATTCCGTTCAACCCGGAATGGCGCGAATCGGAAGACCAGCTGCGCGCCAAATACGAGCGCCTGGAAGCGGCAAAGGCCGCCTGA
- the coaD gene encoding pantetheine-phosphate adenylyltransferase: protein MVVAVYPGTFDPLTRGHEDLVRRASGLFDTLVVGVADSKNKHPFFTVEERLEIANEVLGHYPNVKVESFSGLLKDFVRQHDARVIVRGLRAVSDFEYEFQMAGMNRYLLPDVETLFLTPSDQYQFISGTIVREIAQLGGDVSKFVFPSVDRWLRRKIAALDAA, encoded by the coding sequence ATGGTTGTAGCCGTTTATCCGGGAACGTTCGATCCGCTGACCCGTGGTCACGAAGATCTCGTGCGCCGCGCCTCGGGCCTGTTCGACACGCTGGTGGTCGGCGTTGCCGACAGCAAGAACAAGCATCCGTTCTTCACCGTCGAAGAGCGCCTGGAAATCGCCAACGAGGTACTGGGCCATTACCCGAACGTGAAGGTGGAGAGCTTTTCCGGCCTGCTGAAGGATTTCGTGCGCCAGCACGATGCCCGCGTGATCGTGCGCGGCCTGCGCGCCGTTTCCGACTTCGAATACGAATTCCAGATGGCGGGCATGAACCGCTACCTGCTGCCGGATGTCGAGACGCTGTTCCTGACGCCGTCCGACCAGTACCAATTCATCTCGGGCACGATCGTGCGCGAGATCGCCCAGCTGGGCGGCGACGTCTCGAAGTTCGTCTTCCCGTCCGTCGACCGCTGGTTGCGCAGGAAAATCGCGGCACTCGACGCCGCCTAG
- the rsmD gene encoding 16S rRNA (guanine(966)-N(2))-methyltransferase RsmD, translated as MQKKKPAAKVPVHGPQHAKQVRIIGGSWKRTPLPVLEALGLRPTPDRVRETVFNWLNHLRGDWGNVRVLDLFAGSGALGFEAASRGAQQVTMVDANAVIVRQLQTIQEKLNATNVVVQRADALALAQSLAQRGQRFDVIFLDPPYQEDFLSRALPLCDRLVTEGGLVYAESGQPLIDEDGEAPDWLENWEVVRQDKAGMVHFHLLQRRAG; from the coding sequence ATGCAAAAGAAAAAGCCCGCCGCCAAAGTTCCCGTCCACGGTCCGCAGCACGCCAAGCAGGTGCGCATCATCGGCGGAAGCTGGAAGCGCACGCCGTTGCCGGTGCTCGAGGCGCTGGGCTTGCGGCCGACGCCGGACCGGGTGCGCGAGACCGTGTTCAACTGGCTCAACCACCTGCGCGGCGACTGGGGCAATGTGCGCGTGCTGGACCTGTTCGCGGGCAGCGGCGCGCTCGGCTTCGAAGCCGCCAGCCGCGGGGCCCAGCAGGTGACGATGGTGGACGCGAACGCGGTCATCGTGCGCCAGTTGCAGACGATCCAGGAAAAGCTGAACGCCACCAATGTGGTGGTGCAGCGTGCCGATGCGCTGGCGCTGGCGCAATCGCTGGCGCAGCGCGGCCAGCGCTTCGACGTGATCTTCCTCGACCCGCCGTATCAGGAGGATTTCCTGTCCCGCGCGCTGCCGCTGTGCGACAGGCTCGTCACCGAGGGCGGCCTCGTGTATGCCGAGTCCGGCCAGCCATTGATCGACGAGGACGGCGAAGCGCCCGACTGGCTGGAAAACTGGGAAGTGGTGCGGCAGGACAAGGCCGGCATGGTGCACTTCCACCTGTTGCAGCGCCGGGCGGGGTAA
- a CDS encoding NUDIX hydrolase has translation MHPDIASDTISTGADATAAPAPDGMWLGIAQRLQALAQAGLAYEPHVFDAERYQEVLALSQQMLSHLTGQPVSQLRDAIALERGYPTPKVDIRAVLFNGTDEVLMAREKHDGGRWSLPGGWADVGCTPFEVAVKEVREETGLDTEAVRLLALWDKRVHPHPPQAWYVYKAFVLCRPTGGALLADTAETTEVRWVARHELPGLEISTDRVTLSQLERLFDFAANPDLPTLCD, from the coding sequence ATGCACCCCGACATCGCATCAGACACCATTTCAACTGGCGCGGACGCCACTGCCGCACCGGCGCCGGACGGCATGTGGCTGGGCATCGCGCAGCGGCTGCAAGCGCTGGCGCAGGCCGGGCTGGCCTACGAGCCGCATGTGTTCGACGCCGAGCGCTACCAGGAAGTGCTGGCGCTGAGCCAGCAGATGCTCAGCCACCTCACCGGCCAGCCCGTTTCCCAACTACGGGATGCGATCGCGCTGGAACGCGGCTACCCGACGCCGAAAGTCGACATCCGCGCCGTGCTGTTCAACGGTACGGACGAAGTACTGATGGCGCGCGAAAAACACGACGGCGGGCGCTGGTCGCTGCCGGGCGGCTGGGCGGACGTCGGCTGCACGCCGTTCGAAGTGGCGGTAAAGGAAGTGCGCGAGGAAACCGGGCTGGACACCGAAGCCGTCCGCCTGCTGGCGCTGTGGGACAAGCGCGTCCACCCGCACCCGCCGCAGGCGTGGTACGTGTACAAGGCGTTCGTGCTGTGCCGCCCCACCGGCGGCGCGCTACTGGCGGACACCGCTGAGACAACCGAGGTGCGCTGGGTCGCACGCCATGAGCTGCCGGGGCTGGAGATCTCCACCGACCGCGTCACGCTGTCGCAGCTGGAGCGGCTGTTCGACTTCGCCGCCAACCCCGACCTTCCTACCTTGTGCGATTGA
- a CDS encoding DUF6279 family lipoprotein, with amino-acid sequence MQTSSFRTWFLIALLALLTACSSLKLAYNNGDTLLYWWLDNYVDFDGEQSDQVKKDIDDLFRWHRKTQLQDYVHVMQRAQQQLRGNPTPADLRADYDDIRARTQALLLKAAPDIADLALSLKPEQLAQMEKKFAKNNDKFRRENMKGDREDQNAFRYKKSMEQFELWFGSFSREQKDIIRKASDARPLDNAIWLDERMRRQRSVLALARRIMQEKPTREQAVGQIQSLIRESFARLDNSERKAFYEANTEASIGLVHTVIGIATPEQKAHAQKRMQGWINDFNTLAADVK; translated from the coding sequence ATGCAGACATCGTCTTTCCGTACCTGGTTCCTCATCGCCCTGCTGGCACTGCTGACGGCCTGCAGCTCGCTGAAGCTGGCCTACAACAACGGCGACACGCTGCTGTACTGGTGGCTGGACAACTATGTCGATTTCGACGGCGAGCAGAGCGACCAGGTCAAGAAGGATATCGACGACCTGTTCCGCTGGCATCGCAAGACGCAGTTGCAGGATTACGTGCACGTGATGCAGCGCGCGCAGCAGCAGCTGCGCGGCAATCCCACACCCGCCGACCTGCGCGCCGACTACGACGATATCCGCGCACGCACCCAGGCGTTGCTGCTGAAGGCGGCGCCGGATATCGCCGACCTGGCGCTGTCGCTGAAGCCCGAGCAGCTGGCACAGATGGAGAAGAAGTTCGCGAAAAATAACGACAAGTTCCGCCGCGAGAACATGAAGGGCGACCGCGAAGACCAGAACGCTTTCCGCTACAAGAAATCGATGGAGCAGTTCGAGCTGTGGTTCGGCAGTTTTTCGCGCGAGCAGAAGGACATCATCCGCAAGGCATCCGATGCGCGCCCGCTGGATAACGCGATCTGGCTCGACGAACGGATGCGCCGCCAGCGCAGCGTGCTTGCACTGGCGCGGCGCATCATGCAGGAAAAGCCGACCCGCGAGCAGGCGGTCGGACAGATCCAGAGCCTGATCCGGGAAAGCTTCGCCCGCCTCGACAACTCCGAGCGCAAGGCCTTCTATGAAGCCAACACCGAGGCTTCGATCGGCCTGGTGCACACCGTGATCGGCATCGCAACGCCGGAGCAGAAGGCCCACGCACAGAAACGCATGCAGGGCTGGATCAACGACTTCAACACGCTGGCCGCGGACGTCAAGTAA